In one window of Henckelia pumila isolate YLH828 chromosome 1, ASM3356847v2, whole genome shotgun sequence DNA:
- the LOC140874158 gene encoding uncharacterized protein, which translates to MLGSPISEKEVYESVWSLNEDSAVGPDGFSAGFFRRCWDIIKEDLLDAVRNFWSGSSLPRSVTATTIILIPKNEDAQMWSEFRPISLCNVLNKIITKLITIWLSRILPQIISPSQSGFVVGKLISDNVLLAQEMVNHLNYLIRGGNVIMKLDMAKAYDRVQWGFLLQMLRAFGFTEVFCQKILRIRKGDITLLLGLEKVLQPPGTVLHRFEMLCAKFLWGSATGGHSTHWISWEKICLPISEGGLGIRRLKDMVTSFSIKLWVRFRTVESLWSRFLLLKYCRTALPAEVQPVQNMSITWRRKLKVRSRAEPEIGWCICDGNISFWFDSWFSEGPLSSLVPIQGQSSRLVNWILTDRSWNFNRLLLVVPQDVAVRIMGVQIHSFSKDVAIWKLSNKGRFFVKYAWELDLGMVLPVRLWPWVAGAGRQWAVDRGFGNKGMITNTWVFAPNRLIHEFLISLGRAGVLKATHWRGCEDVATSLGMDCRIKKIAQVRVIRWLRPSVGQYFKLNSDGFYRGGGESGIGGIIKDYLGFPILAYHDSIGLATNTKVELCAILKGLQPCVQLNLFSLWLEVDSMVGSFLYSNSNSKDHFLFYSQDVACI; encoded by the exons ATGTTGGGATCGCCTATTTCTGAAAAGGAGGTTTATGAGAGTGTTTGGTCCTTAAATGAGGATAGTGCTGTCGGACCGGATGGATTCTCAGCTGGTTTTTTTCGGAGATGTTGGGATATAATTAAAGAAGATCTTCTTGATGCTGTTCGAAACTTTTGGTCGGGTTCCTCACTTCCCAGGAGTGTTACAGCTACGACCATCATATTGATTCCCAAGAATGAAGATGCTCAAATGTGGTCCGAATTTAGACCGATTAGCTTATGTAATGTGTTAAACAAGATTATTACAAAGCTTATTACTATTTGGCTAAGTCGGATCCTGCCCCAGATTATCTCGCCTTCACAGAGTGGGTTCGTTGTAGGAAAACTTATTTCTGATAATGTTTTGCTGGCACAAGAAATGGTTAATCATCTGAACTATCTGATCAGAGGGGGTAATGTTATTATGAAGCTGGATATGGCCAAGGCGTATGATAGAGTACAGTGGGGTTTCCTTCTCCAAATGCTTCGGGCATTTGGTTTTACTGAGGTGTTCTGTCAGAAGATTTTAAG GATAAGAAAGGGAGATATTACGCTATTACTGGGTTTGGAGAAGGTCTTGCAACCCCCTGGTACAGTTCTGCATCGCTTTGAAATGTTGTGTGCTAAATTTCTATGGGGATCGGCTACAGGGGGACATTCCACGCACTGGATTTCATGGGAGAAGATCTGTCTTCCAATCTCAGAAGGTGGCTTGGGTATTCGCAGACTCAAAGACATGGTTACTTCATTCTCCATTAAACTTTGGGTCAGATTCCGTACGGTTGAGTCTCTTTGGAGCCGTTTCCTGCTTTTGAAATATTGCAGGACAGCTCTTCCTGCAGAGGTTCAACCTGTGCAGAACATGTCGATTACATGGCGTCGCAAGCTAAAAGTTAGGAGTCGAGCTGAGCCGGAAATTGGATGGTGTATTTGTGACGGGAACATAAGTTTTTGGTTTGATTCGTGGTTTTCGGAAGGCCCTCTATCTTCATTAGTACCTATTCAGGGCCAATCATCCAGATTGGTCAATTGGATCCTGACGGATCGTTCTTGGAATTTTAATCGGTTACTCTTGGTGGTACCTCAGGATGTCGCTGTTCGTATCATGGGTGTGCAAATCCATTCTTTCTCGAAAGATGTTGCTATTTGGAAATTGTCGAATAAGGGTAGGTTTTTTGTTAAATATGCTTGGGAATTG GACCTTGGGATGGTCCTGCCGGTGCGGCTCTGGccatgggtggccggagctgggagGCAGTGGGCTGTAGATAGGGGATTCGGGAAT AAAGGAATGATCACAAACACATGGGTGTTCGCACCCAATCGGCTGATTCATGAGTTTCTTATATCTCTTGGCCGAGCTGGAGTCTTGAAAGCTACACATTGGAGGGGTTGTGAGGATGTGGCGACTTCTTTGGGGATGGATTGTCGGATCAAAAAAATTGCTCAAGTTCGGGTTATTAGGTGGTTGCGTCCTAGTGTTGGACAGTActtcaaattaaattcggatggTTTCTATAGAGGCGGTGGAGAGTCGGGGATTGGCGGCATTATCAAAGATTACTTGGGCTTCCCAATCCTTGCTTATCATGATTCGATTGGTCTTGCTACTAACACAAAGGTTGAACTTTGTGCGATTCTCAAGGGGCTGCAGCCATGTGTCCAGCTtaatttgttttcattgtggcTTGAAGTGGATTCCATGGTGGGATCTTTCTTatattcaaactcaaattcaaagGATCATTTTTTATTCTACAGTCAGGATGTTGCATGTATATAG